A region of the Chroicocephalus ridibundus chromosome 1, bChrRid1.1, whole genome shotgun sequence genome:
gtcacgtGAACAGAGAGCATGCAAAATGGATCTTTCACTGTAGAAAGTATCACTTTTATTCTCATTAAACACCTTCGAAGTGTCTAGTTTCTAAACCTGTAGACTGCTGTGCCTGCAAAGCTCCTGTGGCTCCCTTGCTTAGGTTCTTCTACAATTACTTCGTAAATCAGCTCAACTTTTTCTTATGCTGTTCTTCATCTTGCTCCTCAATAGGCTTACAAACCTTTTGTACTGGCGGCCGCGGTCTTCCACATGACAGTTCTGGTGAATGCAAGAAGTGGTGGAGGCCAGGTGGCTGCTGGTAGGGTAGTTGGAGAGAGTGAAGAAAGGAGGCAACCCTgagcaggaagaggaggggaaggcagggcacaTAGCTGGAAAGGGTAGGCAGCAGCCGGAGGGTGGACTTTACCCACCATTTGCTTCACTGTGTGCCTgaagttctgtttgtttttttctttttatttctattgcagTGATTCCTGTGCATCAGGAAGTGTGGTTTCTCTGCGCTGCATACGTAAGTGACCGTGTTCCTCAAACTTTTGCTTGCTCATGCTTTGAAATGCTCTGGTTGGTGAATCTTTTTGAATCTGCATGAATAATTGCTGTCTTCTGATGGGCAGATGATTTAACTGTGGTTCCCAAGTTTCAAATGGTGCCGTTTAAGCAGCAGGGTGGGAAAGGAGACAAGGAGGATGTTGGATCCCCAGTTGCTTTTGTCTTTGCTGCCACCAGTTCCTTTAAATGACTTGCCTGTGGTGACGCTCTGTAGCCTTTGCCTGGCAGCTGTGGTGGGACATCTATGGCGAGTTCGCTCTCCGACACGCGGCCGTCGGGTGGGCAGTGCATTCCTGAGGGTGATGGCCACCATGAGACGGCTCCTGGCTGTTGTCTGTTCTGttgcacagcaccaaggcctGCGTCTGTGGGGCTCACCAAAGATGCCTGAATACCACACTCAAAGGTGTAATGAGCCACTGGTTTATGGTTTGTGGTGAACCGAGGGCAGCAGCTACCAAATACTCATCTTGACGTTTGCAATGTGAAGAGGGTCTAGGCTACaggagtgtcctggtttgagggacaGTCAGCCTTGGGATCTTGGTGTCCGGGCCAGCAAGAGCAGAGGTCGGATTTGGTCTGTGTTCCCCTCTGCCAGCAAAGTCTGAGCTGCAGAAGCATCTTCCAGACCACCTTCCTCTTTAACTAACGTTTGTGTTGTGTTTGACTCCTTAGAGTGCGGCCTGTCCACGAAAAGCGTGAACATGATGAACAGAATCGTGGGTGGCAGCGGGGCGGTGCTGGGGCAGTGGCCGTGGCAGGTCAGCCTCCACGTGCAGGGCACCCACGTCTGCGGGGGCTCCATCATCACCCACCAGTGGATAGTGACGGCCGCACACTGCGTGGAAGGGTGGGTCTCATCTGTGCTCGCTCCTCTGTCTCTCGAATGGCAATTTTTGTTGCTTCAGGCTGAAATGCGCAAATTTACTTAAACCTTCCgactttctgctttaaaatggaattaaatacTGTTCCCCTCACCACCTTGAATGCAGGTGCTAGGTGCAGTGTTTTGGCTATGTAGCAGTATGGTTTTCAAGTATTAAGGCAAAAATTTGTTCTGCTGGCTGCAGATCATCTGTCTGTTTTCTACAGGGAGAAAATCTTGTTTTACTTGTTAAAGGTGGAAATTAACACGGTGGTGTTGGGCGCAGGTACTCGCCCAACTCTAAACACCAAACTTATGCCAGGCATACAATGTTATCGTGAAGACGTTAAATTGCactttgaggaaaaacaaaaggaaaaaaaaaaatcccaaaccctcaAATATCACACAACTGTAGAAATCATAAATTAAAAGATGCTTGTACCATTTATTTCCTCGTATTTTCATGCCACAACGTAGTAAAGCCCAAGTCAGTATTAAAAGTAGATTTATACCTATCCAAGATATAAATCCTATCCAAGGTTCCTATCCAAGGAACACTTTACATAGGCATCAACAAGAAAAACAGCTggtgcttttccatttttaacctATGAAGATAGAAGCTTAGAGGAGAGTCGGGGGTGTTAATGGTACCTTGTGTACAGTGGCAGAATATGTTTAAAAGGTGGCTGCTTCTGTTGGAGGGAAAACCCACTGAGCAAAAACATTTTAACGGTTGGTTGGCTGGATCACAGTTTGAGACTAAGCCAAGGAAAAATGACTTTGTCCTTAACCTTGAGAAAGGAAtgcaagtgtttatttttatgtgatGATCTTATCCGtcctttattttctgatttgaGCTCTGCAAAAGCTTTAGTAATAGTAACCAAACTGTAGCTGGCACAAAACTGGTTTTTAgtcttgattttttcttttttttttgaggggaaacaACTTGCAAGCACTACTGCCTTGGCAGTTCTCATGGAGGGAGTTTTAACACTTGTGGAAAGTTTTTTATTGAGCATTTGTAAACTGTGCTGAAGCATAAGAGGCTACTTAAATTACATCTAGTGAGCAtgcttaacatttaaaaaaaaccccagcaaaaccaaacaaaaaaccccctggCATTTTCAAGATAGTGAAATTCCTTCACTAGATCATGTTTTTACTAATTCTGGCTTCTGCCGCCCTTGCATGCTTTGGATAGTACACAAGAGTGATACCACTGACATGTGAGACTTCAGAAATAACTGCTTGATCCCTCAGCCATGGAAATCAATAGACTTCAGTGTTGCAGTCTCGGACTATAATTTGCTGTGCTGAGTGACCAAGGGGATAGACAGCGATACTTGACccatttcaaagattttttttgatttatttatgaaattaaagTCAAGCTTTCCCAAAGTTAGATGTCTTGCAATTTGTTTACCTCTGTCGTCTTTGTTCTTGGTCACACATGCGTTTGACTACCGTttctgaagacaatttttttgAAGGTCATAATCTGTGAGTCATTACCAGAGAAGCAAATCTTcgcatctttctttttttctgtagacgGCTTTCTGACCCATACATCTGGAGGGTTTATGCTGGGATTCTGAACCAGGACGAGATGTTTTTACAAAATGGGTACAGAGTGCAACAGATCATTTCCCATCCGGAATATGATACAGACTCTAAAGACAATGATGTTGCCCTTATGAAGTTAGAGTCGTCGCTGCCTTTTTCTGGTATGTATTCTGCTCCTGCTAAGGCAAAAATCCAATGACATTGAGCACACCTTCTAAAGCTTCTGAAGTTCATCAAGCAATCATTGTAGATACTTGCGAGAAGAACACAAAATGTGGGTAGAGACACCTTAGAGACACAGACAGGGTAGAAGCAGAGACAAAGGGCACACCCTCTGATTTTTCTAAGTAGGATTTGTTAAAATATAATCCATGGTAAGGGAATTTGGGCTCATCTCAATAGTGTACTTTTCCTCCAGAATGCTCTATGGTGCTTAAGCAGTGCCACTCCTGTGTGTGCAGACTCCGGATGCAGTGGTGGAGCAGCTGACTGAACCCTAAACCGAGTTATGTCAGATAACAATTGGgggacaaaacaaaaccaacaaaaaacccaacaaaccgaaaaaccaaacacaaatgtTAGAAGTTCCTTTCCTAAAAGTGGATGTAGGGTGTTTGTAAGCAAGCGGTAAAAGCGGGCAGACAAAACATTATTTAAACTTGATGTGCTTTGTGTGTACAGGTGCTATCTGTGCAGGTCCTTTGTGTTTCAGTGCGTCTGCTTAAAGCTACTATAAGTAATCTGGAGGggctcttctgctgctgggagTGAGGAGGTTGGCCGGTTTTGTGTTTCACGCCTCTTGTATACAGGCTTTGAATCCTGCTTGCATTATTTTCAGCAGGGTTTTGCAAAGGGAATGCAGAGAGGTACTTGttggaaatttttcttcttctttgcccTCTACTGATCAGAAGAGCTGGTGTTATTTGTTCTAGTTAACCTGATGAATTGAGCTACAACCATTAACTGTGCTTGTTCCTCACTTTGCGGTGAAGATTAGGTAGCCATCTGGGAAAGGGCAGCTGGTAAGCTTGCTGCTGCATTGGACAGGATTGCTTGTGTGCAAGGAGGGTGAAGTACGTAGACAACCCACGGTGTGTGTGTATTTAAGCGGTGGTCATGCTGAGGTATTTCATACATGCTCATTTTGAATTGTGCCTGGACATCCGGGATTACAGATGTTACTGTGTTTGTTTTGTAGGTAGTGTACAGCCAGTTTGTCTGCCTAATCCAGGAATGATGTTCCAGCCTGATCAGCAGTGCTGGATATCTGGGTGGGGAGCAGAGTACCAAGGAGGTAAGAGTGGCTCTTGAATATTTTGGTCTTCTATGTAAACCAGTGCTCTTCAGCCTACAAATAACTGTTACATGGGCTGATTGGGCGGTTTGGGCCAGATCTGTTGATATGCTATTTTTTTCACCCATTTTAAATAGCTCCTGTGTATTTACACAGGGCATTCTGTCTCAAAGCAAATTGGGATGTGTTGCATTCAGCAGACTGCAAATGAGCCTCAAATCAGTACTGGGGGCCAAAAACactcacacaggaaaaaaattctctgccCCTGCTAGCAGGGACACTTCAGTGCTCATATACCCCCTCCTGTAACAGGGGTAGCTGTGTGTCAAGTCCTCTGTGGGCATGAGAAAGGGCAGGAGCCTCTCCTTTCCGCCGCCCTGAGCTAAAAGAGCGTGATGCAAGTAAACTTGTAAGacgggagagggaaagggagggaaggtttCCTCTTTCAGTATGAGAAGGtactgggcagggagcagggtgtTGGGGAAGATGGACCCTGACTAAGGGAATTGCTGTCTGCTTGGGCTGGACCGTGaaacctccctgtgggaaggtcCTCTTCACCTCTTGCAGGTTTCACGTGCTTTTCATGGCCCTGTAGATAACGCAGTTTatctggggctggagcaggcaggtaGTGCCATGTTCTCTTGGCTTACGGTACACCGACAGCCATGCAGGGTAACTCACTGACCTCTTGGAAGGGAGTTCTAATGACACAGATGTCTCTGTGTGGTGGACCATACATCTTAAGTGTCCATCCTGATGTTTCTAGTAAGTTTATTTCATCTTGAAGAGTGCTAGCTGCTGGGATTTGTAATTGCAACGTAATATGATGCTTGTTCTAATTTtgtctttgtatgtttttttgtgtgcgtgtttcAATTTTAGGTAAAACATCAAATAACTTGAATTATGTTTCGGTGCCCTTAATAGAACGTTCTAGGTGTAATTCTGTCTATATCTATAGTGGCATGATTTTGCCTACAATGATCTGTGCCGGGTATCTAGAAGGAGGATTTGATTCCTGTCAGGTAATTATTCCTAATTAACACCTAATAATGATCTGATTGTTTTTGTGGTCATAATagtaggtttttttaatcatccaTTAATTGCAAGCAGATTcctctttccccctgccccccgccaaaaaaaaaaaatttaaaaaattcagtaacATTTTGGTTGGGCTTCTAGTTCCTCTTGTGGTGCATCCCTTTAAAAgggagcatttttctttcatcttctgaaTGGCTGCCAGCGCTGAGTTCTTGCTCAGTTCCCAGAGAGGGTGCAGCAGTCCTTTTTAATGCTTCAAGGATGTTTTGTTACCTGGTACTCGAAAGTGAAAAGCTCTTCATAATCATGGTGCTACCCTAGCATTATGCTTGTGGACAAGAAAGTCAATAACGCCTATCTCGTTTAGTGCTTTGAACAAACAATTTTCATGCCTAATGCAAGCAGTCATCATTTAATACTGCAATTGCCATCGCATTTTGTTTCAGTGACTGCCTTAAAATGgtgattacctttttttttttttttttttgaaaactgagaTGTATTCCTGAAGTGAAATGGCTTGTGTCTTTCCTGGTGGCCGGGTCACTAACAATATGCTTATGTTTTGCACAGGGTGACAGTGGGGGTCCTCTAGTAACTAACAAAAACTCCGTGTGGTGGCTCGTTGGAGATACCAGCTGGGGAACTGGCTGTGCTAGTCCCAATAGACCTGGAGTGTATGGGAATATGACTGTGTTTACAGACTGGATTTATAAAAATATGCAGGTAATATATTTGGGTGTTTTCAATAATTTTAGATGTTCCTGAAACttgattttattaataaaaataaataaatgcggCTCGTCTGATAATGAAGCTATTCTGTTGGGAATCATCCAAGTAATTGATAAGATATTCTGTCAGCCTATCTGTCAGCAGAACTTGaacttttggtttttgttttgtttttcaaacaggCAAACAGATGACAACGCTGTCTGTCCTTCTTGCTGATCAAGATTTCTGAGAACAAGAATAAATTAAGCCATGGGTGCCTGGGATATTTATTAGatttgcaaatgattttttttttttttttccctcttcaaattctttttaaaaatagcatgaaGGATTGCACACTCGGTTCTGTGCTGGCTACAGTGACTGATCTTAATCAGTGAAGGATTATCACAATGAGCACCTTTCTTCTTGTGGTGCCTGGAAGAAAGTCGTTCTTTCAACTGCTTGTTGAAGTGTCTCTCTTTAATTGAGTAACTTTCACTTGATAATCAGGTACAGGCTTATAATGGCAATTTTAATCAGAATTTAAGTTAAGATTTTCGTCTGAGACCGCTGGTTTAGTAGTGTCTTAAACTAAATGTGAAGTAATGTGAAGGTTGAATCTCTGAGCTGCTGGTtggcaatttaaaaagaaatgaatcttTTTTAGTATATATGAAGGGAAGTTTTCACGCACTACAGTagaggcacaggaaaaaaaatactgtatattCAGGTAGTTAACAATCCTCAGGATCTCGACACAGCAGTCATCCAAGTCAGATTGTTTGAAGTGAGACCAGTCTGAATGTCTTAGTAGTTAAAGGTTCTGTTCTGCCTTAAGCCGCTCTGAATCCAAAAAGGGTAAGACCTGCCATCGCTCTTGATGTCGGCTACAGAGAAGGATGCTCCGGAGCTGCAGCAGGAAGCAGGGAGTTAATTGTCCCGATGGCGACATCCCTGGCTGTGCACATGGAGGTTGACTCTTGAACTCTCCCTGCTTTAAAAGGCAAAAGGCAAAGTTTTTCAGTAAGGCTGTGTTGCAAGCGATAGGTCTCCCATTGCGGGCACACGTACAGAGGCTGGATGTTTTATACAAGGAAACACAAATCTGTGTTTCTGCGTAACCAGATGAACTACCTCATTTATAAAACTTGGCTTTTAATTCACTAGAGCTCTCCTCTATGTATCTGCATGTATGTTTTtagcaaaatgtaattaatatgGGAGTGCCACCTCAACTAGGATTTTGAAAATAACTTATAATCATAGTACAGAGGATCAAAAAGCCATATCAAGACACTTTTGTTAAGAAGGATAAATCTTTTGAATTAAATGACTCTGCtagtcttgttttctcttttggtaCTGAAATACAATGTAAACATTGCaccaaataaatattatttttttttttacaaatagttTTCCTTAGTAGTGGTTTATATctgtttgcttggatttttttggaACCAGTTGCTGGATTCAGTGTCTGAAGTGCTTTGAgaatctgattaaaaaaaaccaaccccccaaaaaaccccaaaaagacaaagcaaaggaaaaacaacacaaGAGGGCGATCCAAGCAATTGTTTTAATTCCAATATTTTAAGTCCTTGAACAAACCCAGGGAAAGAGAGCTGGATGTCCAGGAACGTTGGATGTCTTTAGTGACTATGTCTGATGAAATCACTCTGACTTGTGAAATTGAATTAAATAAGGAAGTTTAGCCTAAAGGCAGTGGGCCGAGGAAGTCGCACCCTATTTTGTTATTACATCTCACGCTGCCTGAAGCAATGTGTACCTGCTTCTCTTCTCTTGCTGTGAGACAGAGTGTTTGCAATAGCACATGAGCATCAAGTGCGTCTTGGGGGATACCATGAAGTAGTGAACAAGTTTTAAAGTACTTTCAAAATAGAAGTTAAGTAAATTAAGTTGTTATGGTGTCAGGCTTTTTTATGGCTTCTGACCTGCAGCACTGCGAGTCAATAGTAGCAAACCAGTATACTGAAATGTGGAAAATTGGCTGTAGTGCTAAAAAGCGTTAAGAAATCTGTATGCTGTACTGGGGTGAATGCTGTGCCACAGAAGTCAGCCATCTGCTGCTCCAGTTTCACGTCAGAGGGTCCAACCCCTTATGTCATTTCTAGCCTGAACAGAAGACTTTTCTTGTAAGCACCTTGGAAATTACTGCCTGGCACACTGGTACAAGCACATTTTTTTTAGCTGAATGCAGACATTACTTTTGCTACATAAAGCACAGCTTTGCCTGTTAAAATAAATCCTCCACAGGAAAGATGTCACGAATACAGTGTGCAGTATTGCATAGTAACTGGCAAAATGAAAGAGCTTGTGGAAAAGTTCTCCTTGCCCtcgggaggggaaggagaaaggcagcaaGCCACATGCTGAGACACCTTTCTAATGTATAACACCCTGGCTGGTTTAATTCCTTTTGGACATCCGAATCCTGCCATCTGTTAAATTGCCCATCAGTCCCAAAATTTCAGACGATGCTCCAGGCATCCCAAAGAAAGAGCCTTTTAACCTTTCTCAACAAATCAGGgaactgagaaaggaaaaacagagccaACGGCATCCTGTGGATGTACCGCTCGGAtgaagtttatttccttttccgTATAGGCTGGATCTGTTTCATGCCCACCATTTGCACCCTCTCTGCCTACTGGGGTGGGACTTAAAACTGGTGACACCTTGTGCTGTCAGTCATCTTTCAGACGATGGCAGGAAAGACAGCAACCACAGCAAGGCAAAAACACAAAGGGAAGTGGGGGATCACTACGGTTGTGCAGTAAGCTTCCTCTCGGAAAGTTAGTGAGGTAATTTGAGTTCTACAGTTTGTGAGTTATACAGCTGAAAGCCCTCAttctcataaaaaaaatcaacaacaacaaaaaacccacaacaaaacacaactcTTAGAGCTCTagctttttaataattattttaatggttGTACAGAGCtcataaagaaaatgtttaaaaaataggGTAACATTTTGTCACAACTCCCCCAGTGGAGCACTTTACAGGTGTTTCTGTACAACCGATtatggaaaataaagcaaaactgacCGGTAGAAATGAGTGTTAAAGGCCTGTGCTGACGTTACATTTTTAGTAGATTTTACAAAGTTCTCCAGTAATGCtagaaaacaaaagtagaaatatacttctgaaaaatgaagaaatctaCAATGTGGTGAAGTCTCTCAGGTATTGGCAGGCTTTGGTGAGACGATTAACTCGTTGACTGAGGTAGTTCCTGTGTTTAGCAGCTTCACTGTCCTCCTGAAGGAGATGGCTTAACTTGTCTTTTTCTTGCAAAAGATGCAACATAGTGGTCTGTAAGGTATCCCCGAAGTCATGAAGGGCAGAAGAGAGGATGATCAGAGGTATCTGATTGCAGAGGCGTCTACTTGCTCCctgcaagagggggaaaaaaggcaaaagacttGTTTCCCAAAAAGAGCTAAAAAAGGAAGGGGCTATAGATAAGCCGGTAAGAAGTGACAGCACggttttaaaatgttgtattGAGTTACTGTTCAAGAAGTGAGTGCTTCTAGGGACTAAATAATGTTTGTCGTTAGTCTCCTTCATGCCTAAAGATCTAAGAGTTACAGGAATGTCAGCTGTGACTCTTTTCCCTCGGAAACAAACCCAAGGCAGGCTGTTCCCTGCTTAGCTCTGCCAGCTATCATTGGTAAGAGTTATACAAGGACACACCTGATGAATAGTACTTGTGAACAATTTCTGGCATCATACCCGTCTTCTCTGAACACGACCAATTTTTATGGAACAGGAAATCAAAGTGATTTTTCCAAAGGTGGTATATTTCTGTCTTTAGATGGTATTTCTGATGTGGCTGTCCTTTTAAGTGTAAGACAGCTTTGGAGTAAGCTTTAGCCTTAAGGGAAAATGTTTTCAGCAATAGCGAGACTACGCTGTGCCTACGTTACATCTATTGATATCTCAATgacattattttctgcttaacCTGACAAACTGCCTGGTCTAGTTATTTATGCAAATTGAACCAGATTGACCTAGAAGAGGTTGTGGGGCCCTTTCCCCAGAGACACCTGCAGGGCTTGGGGGCTTAGCTGGTGCTCTTGGGTGATAGGAGGTTCAAAACCTCCCCAATGCTGGTGCCAGGTGAGTACTTTGGCCTGAGTGACTGGCTACAATTGAGAGAGGTGCCGTCTCGCTTTCTTTTCTGTGGCATCTGACTTGAAAATGGCAGTGGGAAGCCCTAGCTTCAGATACCTGGAGCTCAGTGGCTGCAAATCTTATGCGTACAAGGATGAGTCTGAGCTCAAGGTGAAAAATACCTAAGAGTAGATGTTTAGTTTTAATTTCTGGTTTGCAGAGATCTAGTGAATAGCAAGCAATTCATCCGAGTCAGCTAAAGAACTTACTGAGCCTATTTGTTCTCTAAGCACTACTGACTGTGGCAGGAGGGACTGTAGGTGCTTTAAATATGGGGGTTTTTCTGGAGCTAAACTCTACACAGAACCTTGAGAGTCCTGTCATAGGTGAACACAGATTCATGCATGCCATTTCCAAAGGACATGGACACTTCCATCTCATTCAAAGTGTATTTGGCCTTGCGTAAATCCCATGGAGATATGATGCCCTGGCATTTGTTATTGCTGAAAATGGCACTTAGGGCATTTACAAAAATCTATAACAATCATCTAAGACTTTTGTGTTACAGCAGAGAGTATAGtaaggaggcagggaagagcttATGCAGTTCTGCCTTTGTCTCTTGTTCTCTGAAAGCTGATGATTTTCTCTCCATCAGCCTGAACATTTAATTGTAAGAATTTGTCAAATCCTGGCTATTGAAATTCAACGTGAGTTGCAACCTACCTTACTGCATTAGTAATATTGAACTTGTTGCTTTCTGAGGGggttttatgaaacaaaaatcaaaagcaaatccTGATACTGCATGTTCTCTTTGCTGTCTGTCTTtgctaaaacatttttctgcagagACTTAACTTCTATGGAGCTATCTGCAATACAGCATATGCACTCTGATTTCTACAGATAGCTGAATCCATTTTAACTTAACGTTTTATTATGGCTCCCCCTGCCACCTTAGTTCAGGATCTGACTGTGAGCCACTGTTACAActttctgctgccagcaggaATACGCAGAGGGGCTTGTGGCTGCCCAGAGCTCTCAGATGCTGTGCCAAATGCCAAAGTGCTGTACATAATGTTGTTAAGCTTGTGGAAACTAACATCATTTGAAAACTGTGAGATGAGCTTGCAGTGGGGAAAACAATCTGCTTCCTTTGCTAGAAGAGGGTGACTTGCCATCAACTGAATATCAATAACTTCTAATTACAGGGCCAAGGGCTCTTCCCCATCCTATCCTCTCCTCCATGCTGGTAAGTCACTGtcctttccccctcccaccctgACACTTGTCCCAATAGGAAAGCCAGCAAGAGAGCATCGTACTGGTGTGGGGCTGTGTAAGCAGCAGGCAGTCACCCTCTTCCCCGTGAAAGGCTGTAGGAAGGTGAGAAGAGGACTCACTTGCCGATGCCGTATTCCCCAAACGAGCGGCAGCCATGGCAGGGAGGCCTGTCAGGCTGGAGGGTAGCTAACAAGTGGTTTAGGAGCCGTCTGTCACTTTAACAGCCTGTAGGCTTTTCTAATCACCAGACCCCGCAGTGTGCAACTGCGTCTCCCCAGAAACTGTGCTGGCACAGGCCATCAGACCAGCTTTGTCCTGGCGTTTTCAGCACTGGTCAGAAGCTCCAATTAATTCGTATAGAAACTGTGGGTGTACCTGGACGAGACACTTATACCCTCTGGCTACTATTCCCTGCATAGTAGTACTATTTCATGACAGACGTATATTGACTACAGCGAGATCTGGGAGAGGAATCTATGCAATAGCATTCAGGGTGCAGAAGAGCTGCCGTATCATAGTCTGTAAACTTACATCAAAATAGGCCTTCGTGTGACAAACCATTTCCTGGACAAAGGAGGGCTCTTGATTCGAAACAGATCCAACCTGCAACTCTTTCTCATTGACACCTTTGGTAGCATTTTCTCTCTTAACAGACTGTAAATCCTTAATGTAAGCGTCATCCTGGCAGTATACGATTCTCTCCATTTTAAACTGGGTCCGGATGTGTCTTTCAGCCTCTGCTGCTTGTTTCTCTCTGATGTTTTCAATTCTgacctaggaaagaaaaaatcaacaAGTTTTCAGACATTTGTTTCCTTTGCAAAGGTGCTGGTGCTTAGCAGTGTCCCCAGGGAACGGCAAGGTGGGCATGGCGTTCAACAGTCCTCGCTGCAGCGCTGTCTAATCCCAGACCAGCTCTTGGGAACAGCGAGTAACGCTTTAGATTCTGGTTCCCCTGTtgtgaaacagcaggaaaacGTAGCAGTTTTGTCCCCCCCTTTACACGAGCGGGATCAGCCAAAACCTGGTGCTTGGACCCCGAATGAAAATACAAGGTTGGTGGGAACAAGCAGCACTGGCCAGCCGCGAGTTCAGCCTGCAGCCTGTCCTTGGGTTTTGCATGCATTTTGTTTGTGTGTCCCTCTCACAGTAGGCAGTGACAGTAGGCAACGGTGTGAACTCCATTGCCCCTCCTGCCCTTCTCAAAAACTGCAGACTCCTGTTTGTTGTCAGCAAACCATCCCTGTCTCACCCTTCACTGTCTGGGATTTTTATTGCAGCGATCTGATGCTTTCTGGCCTTTTTGATACTTCCACCTAAAAGTCCGTGGGGGGTGCAAAGTTCCCTCAGTCATCCTCAAATTCCCTTCAAATGCTTTCCTAGCATCCCTAAGAAAGCATTACATCTTTTTTCTCACCTTCAGTGTCTACCAGAACTTCCTCCTTTGTCATTCCGCTCAGGTTATGCCTAAAGGCCCTCCCTAAACACCTTTGTATTTGGCTGAAATAGCTTATTTGCTTGCTGTGTGGTTGGCCCGGGAGCTCAGTAGGGTTTGGCCATGCAAGTCAAATAGCAAACCATCTCT
Encoded here:
- the TMPRSS2 gene encoding transmembrane protease serine 2 gives rise to the protein MTSTVGPRPYYENHGFQPENLYSARQPVGANPNPQYFSTNAPSVPSYVPTVATHQSSSPVAGSSGRTCALSVRKTIITVLSILIVICCAIAAFFVWYFVGNRCVSSLIECGSSGVCIPASQWCDGKNDCANGEDETRCVRLFGPNFILEVYSPVSKSWYPVCQDGWNDDYGRTACKDMGYSVDTYYYSRGVVTEVSFKNYMKVNTSAGNVDLYKKLYSSDSCASGSVVSLRCIQCGLSTKSVNMMNRIVGGSGAVLGQWPWQVSLHVQGTHVCGGSIITHQWIVTAAHCVEGRLSDPYIWRVYAGILNQDEMFLQNGYRVQQIISHPEYDTDSKDNDVALMKLESSLPFSGSVQPVCLPNPGMMFQPDQQCWISGWGAEYQGGKTSNNLNYVSVPLIERSRCNSVYIYSGMILPTMICAGYLEGGFDSCQGDSGGPLVTNKNSVWWLVGDTSWGTGCASPNRPGVYGNMTVFTDWIYKNMQANR